GATTTTTACACCAAGATCAAAATCTATTATATCATACTTTTTTGTCAGTTCCCAATGAGGAAGGGCGTCTTTGGGAAGTTCATTTTCCATACCTCCCATTTTCACTACGACATTATCTTCGGCGCTTGCGCCTTCGGGAACTTCATCATAAGGAATATTGGGGATGGTATAGAGCACGTTTTGCAAATCGGTAGCGGCTTGATCCATGTCTGCTTGCAAATTCTTGTTGGCTTCTTTCAGCTCTGCTACACGGCTTTTTGCACCTTCCGCATCCTCTTTTTTGCCTTCTTTCATCAACTGGCCGATGGATTTGGACAATGAATTGACTTCTGACAGATTCTTATCTAAAGAGGTTTGGGTATTACGTCGTTTATTGTTTAATTCGAGCACTTGCTCAATGGTTTCTTTAGCATTTTTGAAATGCTTCTTCTCCAATCCGCGGATTACCGCGTCGGTGTTTTCTGTAATTTGTTTGATGGTAAGCATATCTTATACTTGTTTTATGATACTCTGTTTTGCAAATGCAAAGATAAAGAAAAAACGGATAGGGTGTTGTTTTTCTTCTAAAAAGAAAGAGGATGCAACCTTTTGGATTGCATCCTCTTTTATTTCTTGTCCAGAAACTTATGCTTCTGCATTTTCAGCAGGAATAATGGAAACAGATCTTCTGTCTTCTCTACCTACTTTGAACTGTACAGTTCCATCTACTAAAGCGAAAAGCGTATGGTCTTTTCCCATACCGATATTGTTGCCCGGATGGAATTCAGTACCTCTTTGACGAACGATGATGTTACCTGCTTTGCAAG
Above is a window of Bacteroides helcogenes P 36-108 DNA encoding:
- the rpmA gene encoding 50S ribosomal protein L27 yields the protein MAHKKGVGSSKNGRESQSKRLGVKIFGGEACKAGNIIVRQRGTEFHPGNNIGMGKDHTLFALVDGTVQFKVGREDRRSVSIIPAENAEA